From the Ctenopharyngodon idella isolate HZGC_01 chromosome 3, HZGC01, whole genome shotgun sequence genome, one window contains:
- the LOC127508061 gene encoding hepatocyte cell adhesion molecule-like isoform X1 codes for MRNCCNLKPFTEMPKNIHMKWTVYFLLVVLLESGVFVADAVKSESVTEGESVSLNSSLTQIQTHEEIEWRFGDFLLAKVINKESVFYNKSANGRFRDRLKLDHQTGSLTIINSRTTDSGLYTVSSSRDTINTINLTVYARLPVPVISSNSSSSSSSCSLVCSAVNVSHVTLSWFKGNSVFSSIRVSDLSSRSDLLLHLECVDDSYSCVLNNPIRNQTQHLNNTQLCHTCAAGPPVSLTVLISAAAAAGSLLIVAAVGIFCICRKHRNTHREETRAEEITYADPTFNRRNRNKSRATEEDNVEYTSVPHES; via the exons ATGAGGAACTGCTGTAATTTGAAACCGTTCACCGAAATgccaaaaaatatacatatgaaATGGACAGTTTATTTTCTTCTGGTTGTTCTCCTGGAGTCTG gtgtgtttgttgctgatgcagtgaagtCAGAGTCAGTGACTGAgggagaatcagtctctctgaaCTCTAGTCTCACTCAAATACAGACACATGAAGAGATCGAGTGGAGGTTTGGTGACTTTCTCTTGGCTAAAGTAATTAACAAAGAGAgtgtgttttataataaaagtgctaatgggagattcagagacagactgaaactggatcatcagactggatctctgaccatcatcaacagcagaaccacagacTCTGGACTTTATACAGTCTCCAGCAGCAGAGACACGATCAACACGATCAATCTCACTGTCTATG ctcgtctgcctgttcctgtcatcagcagtaactcttcatcatcatcatcatcatgttcattggtgtgttcagctgtgaatgtgagtcatgtgactctctcctggttcAAAGGAAACAGTGTATTCTCCAGCATCAgagtgtctgatctcagcagccGGTCTGATCTTCTTCTCCATCTGGAGTGTGTGGATGAttcctacagctgtgtgctgaacaatcccatcagaaaCCAGACTCAACACCTCAACAacactcaactctgtcacacatgtgctGCAG GTCCTCCAGTCTCTCTGACAGTGCTgatctctgctgctgctgctgctggatcTCTGTTGATTGTTGCTGCTGTCGGGATCTTCTGCATCTGCAggaaacacagaaacacacacagagaag AGACTCGAGCAGAAGAGATCACTTACGCTGATCCCAcattcaacagaagaaacagaaataaatcG aGAGCTACAGAGGAGGATAATGTGGAGTACACAAGcgtgccacacgagtcctga
- the LOC127508061 gene encoding hepatocyte cell adhesion molecule-like isoform X2: protein MRNCCNLKPFTEMPKNIHMKWTVYFLLVVLLESGVFVADAVKSESVTEGESVSLNSSLTQIQTHEEIEWRFGDFLLAKVINKESVFYNKSANGRFRDRLKLDHQTGSLTIINSRTTDSGLYTVSSSRDTINTINLTVYARLPVPVISSNSSSSSSSCSLVCSAVNVSHVTLSWFKGNSVFSSIRVSDLSSRSDLLLHLECVDDSYSCVLNNPIRNQTQHLNNTQLCHTCAAVSLTVLISAAAAAGSLLIVAAVGIFCICRKHRNTHREETRAEEITYADPTFNRRNRNKSRATEEDNVEYTSVPHES, encoded by the exons ATGAGGAACTGCTGTAATTTGAAACCGTTCACCGAAATgccaaaaaatatacatatgaaATGGACAGTTTATTTTCTTCTGGTTGTTCTCCTGGAGTCTG gtgtgtttgttgctgatgcagtgaagtCAGAGTCAGTGACTGAgggagaatcagtctctctgaaCTCTAGTCTCACTCAAATACAGACACATGAAGAGATCGAGTGGAGGTTTGGTGACTTTCTCTTGGCTAAAGTAATTAACAAAGAGAgtgtgttttataataaaagtgctaatgggagattcagagacagactgaaactggatcatcagactggatctctgaccatcatcaacagcagaaccacagacTCTGGACTTTATACAGTCTCCAGCAGCAGAGACACGATCAACACGATCAATCTCACTGTCTATG ctcgtctgcctgttcctgtcatcagcagtaactcttcatcatcatcatcatcatgttcattggtgtgttcagctgtgaatgtgagtcatgtgactctctcctggttcAAAGGAAACAGTGTATTCTCCAGCATCAgagtgtctgatctcagcagccGGTCTGATCTTCTTCTCCATCTGGAGTGTGTGGATGAttcctacagctgtgtgctgaacaatcccatcagaaaCCAGACTCAACACCTCAACAacactcaactctgtcacacatgtgctGCAG TCTCTCTGACAGTGCTgatctctgctgctgctgctgctggatcTCTGTTGATTGTTGCTGCTGTCGGGATCTTCTGCATCTGCAggaaacacagaaacacacacagagaag AGACTCGAGCAGAAGAGATCACTTACGCTGATCCCAcattcaacagaagaaacagaaataaatcG aGAGCTACAGAGGAGGATAATGTGGAGTACACAAGcgtgccacacgagtcctga
- the LOC127508061 gene encoding hepatocyte cell adhesion molecule-like isoform X4 translates to MPKNIHMTWTVKFLLVVLLESGVFVADAVKSESVTEGESVSLNSSLTQIQTHEEIEWRFGDFLLAKVINKESVFYNKSANGRFRDRLKLDHQTGSLTIINSRTTDSGLYTVSSSRDTINTINLTVYARLPVPVISSNSSSSSSSCSLVCSAVNVSHVTLSWFKGNSVFSSIRVSDLSSRSDLLLHLECVDDSYSCVLNNPIRNQTQHLNNTQLCHTCAAGPPVSLTVLISAAAAAGSLLIVAAVGIFCICRKHRNTHREETRAEEITYADPTFNRRNRNKSRATEEDNVEYTSVPHES, encoded by the exons gtgtgtttgttgctgatgcagtgaagtCAGAGTCAGTGACTGAgggagaatcagtctctctgaaCTCTAGTCTCACTCAAATACAGACACATGAAGAGATCGAGTGGAGGTTTGGTGACTTTCTCTTGGCTAAAGTAATTAACAAAGAGAgtgtgttttataataaaagtgctaatgggagattcagagacagactgaaactggatcatcagactggatctctgaccatcatcaacagcagaaccacagacTCTGGACTTTATACAGTCTCCAGCAGCAGAGACACGATCAACACGATCAATCTCACTGTCTATG ctcgtctgcctgttcctgtcatcagcagtaactcttcatcatcatcatcatcatgttcattggtgtgttcagctgtgaatgtgagtcatgtgactctctcctggttcAAAGGAAACAGTGTATTCTCCAGCATCAgagtgtctgatctcagcagccGGTCTGATCTTCTTCTCCATCTGGAGTGTGTGGATGAttcctacagctgtgtgctgaacaatcccatcagaaaCCAGACTCAACACCTCAACAacactcaactctgtcacacatgtgctGCAG GTCCTCCAGTCTCTCTGACAGTGCTgatctctgctgctgctgctgctggatcTCTGTTGATTGTTGCTGCTGTCGGGATCTTCTGCATCTGCAggaaacacagaaacacacacagagaag AGACTCGAGCAGAAGAGATCACTTACGCTGATCCCAcattcaacagaagaaacagaaataaatcG aGAGCTACAGAGGAGGATAATGTGGAGTACACAAGcgtgccacacgagtcctga